GCCATTGATCCGTTTTGCCAAATCTTTATTGTTGTTTTCTACCTTTTCAATCGAGAGAAATTGAATCCCCTCAGGACAGACGGCATTTAAACGCTCAAGCACTTGATTGACAGGCAAATCTTCAACCAATTGAAAATCAAGATACTCCCCAAAACTGGGAACCCCCAAACTTAAAGCAGGTGCGAAAACCATCACGGGTTTGGGGTGATAACCTTGCGAATAATAAGCCTCAAGATTCGCCCTGCGAATGATTCTTGGCAAGGATCGAATCAAATCAGAATGGCTTACAAATTGTGCCCTTTTTAATTTTGTATACAAAGCCCGATAGGTAAAGGGTTCTGACTGTTCAAACTTCTCTAATTTGGGCGCTCTCACCTGCCCAACCTCAGGTGTTTCAAGAACTTCGCGTTTTTCAAGCGCCCCCAATTTTACAAGATACTCTCCCCGCTCTTCTCGCATCTGCTTCATATCACAGGCAATTCCACAGGAATAACAGATCAATTTGCGTTGATCCGCTTCATGATCAGCAAGATTGGTAGAATGTACCTTTGCAGTAAAAGGTTTGCCACAGGGGGGAGAAAGCCGATCTTTGAGCGCTCGTTTATATTCTTGAATAATAAATTTAGGCTCAACACCTACATGGATATGTCCCCAGGGCAATTGAGAATCAAGCGGGAGAGTTCGCAAATAGGTATATTTATCGATCCCGGCTTCCTCAATGGCCGCCATCCAATCATCAAACTTCAAAAAGTTTCCCCAACCGTCCAAACGGGCCCCTTTTCTCCAGGCGCCCTCAATTACAGCTCCTACTTTTCGATCCCCACGGGCAATGATGCCCTCGATATGGCTGATTAAAGACTCATGCCACTTGAGACCAATCTGGTATTTTCGTGCCAAGCCCATCAACAGGCCCTGTTTGCGCTGAATTTCAGGCAAATCCATCATTTGGCACCATTGGAAGGGGGTATGTGGTTTGGGCACAAAAGAGGAGATTGAAGCGGTAACATTTACCATCTTCCAATTTTTATAATACTTTTTCGCGATATCCAACATCCGAGCGGCGGTATCAGCAATTCCCACCACATCTTCATCCATTTCAGTGGGCAAGCCAATCATGAAATAGAGTTTCATTTTGCGCCAACCCCGTGCAAAAATATTATGGGCACTCTGGGCAATGTCTTCTTCAGTAATATTTTTATTGATCACATCCCGCATGCGCTGAGTTCCAGCCTCAGGAGCAAAGGTCAGACTGGTATTGCGAACATCTGCAATTTCATCCAGCAAATCCCCGGTTAAACCATAAGCCCGCAGCGAAGAGACCGAAAGTGAAACACGCTTCTGTTTCAGTTTCTCCATCAAATTTTTTACCAAGGGTGAAACACAGCTGAAGTCAGCTGTAGAAAGCGAGGTCAGACTGCTCTCATCATACCCAGCTTTTTCAATGCTGCTTAAAACACTGCTGATAATCTGATCAGGATCCCGTTCGCGAACCGGACGGTAAATGATCCCTGCCTGACAAAAACGACAACCCTCCGTACAGCCTCTGGCAATCTCCATGGTGGTGCGATCAAAAACGGCTTCCGTCAAGGGCACAGGTGAATCATCGGGATAGGGATAGTCGTTGATATTTTCAATAATATTGCGCTTCACGAGGGCAGGAACGCCCTCATAAAGTGGCTGATCGACAACGGTCAGGCCAGTAAATTCCTCTTCCCGTGTCGCGTAGAGTGCAGGACAATAAATCCCCCCCAGTTGCGAAAGGGCAATTAAAATTTCAGTTTTAGATTTTCCTGCATCCCGCAGTGCAACATAGGTTCTTGCCAGTTTGATAAAGATTTCTTCGCCATCGCCAATGACAAAGGCATCAATAAAACGTGACATGGGTTCTGGATTCATGGCACAAGGCCCCCCCGCAATGATCAATGGCTGACGGGTATCGCGATCAGCTGCCAAAATGGGGATTCCACTCAGATCCAACATGGTGAGGACATTGGTAAAGGTCATTTCATATTGTAAAGAAAAGCCCAAAATATCAAAGGCATTGAGAGGTTTTACATTTTCCATACTGTAAATCGGCAATTGCCGATCACGTAATTCCTTCTCCATGTCAAACCAGGGAGTATAAGCCCGTTCAGCCAAAATATCGGGTTCTTTGTTTAAAATTGAATAGAGAATTTTCATGCCCATATGGGACATGCCTATTTCGTAAAGATCTGGAAAGGAAAGGCCAATGCGCACAGGCGTTTCTGCCCAATCCTTAACAATGGATTGATATTCTCCCCCCAGATAGCGTCCGGGTTTCTCTACTTGGGTAATAAAATCTTGATACGGGTGTTTCATTCGAAGCATGCTCTCCAAAAATTCAAACAATAGATTCGCGGATCGTTTCTGTAATTGTACCGCAGAGCAGCTTGTATTGACTGAAAACGAAGTTCAGACAGGATCTTTCAGGCATGGGAATAATTCAAAAAAATTCCCAGCCACTGCGACAGGCATCAAGCGCTTCACAATAATCCAGAAAATCTTTATAAAAGGAGTGATGGGCCAAGGTTGCACTGTCCCCCACCACCACAAGCTTTTTCTTCGCGCGCGTCATCGCCACATTCATGCGTCGGGTATCTTTTAAAAACCCAATTTCCCCCTGATCATTGCTTCTTACCAGAGAGATATAGATCAGATCCCGCTCTTGG
The DNA window shown above is from bacterium (Candidatus Blackallbacteria) CG13_big_fil_rev_8_21_14_2_50_49_14 and carries:
- a CDS encoding B12-binding domain-containing radical SAM protein produces the protein MFEFLESMLRMKHPYQDFITQVEKPGRYLGGEYQSIVKDWAETPVRIGLSFPDLYEIGMSHMGMKILYSILNKEPDILAERAYTPWFDMEKELRDRQLPIYSMENVKPLNAFDILGFSLQYEMTFTNVLTMLDLSGIPILAADRDTRQPLIIAGGPCAMNPEPMSRFIDAFVIGDGEEIFIKLARTYVALRDAGKSKTEILIALSQLGGIYCPALYATREEEFTGLTVVDQPLYEGVPALVKRNIIENINDYPYPDDSPVPLTEAVFDRTTMEIARGCTEGCRFCQAGIIYRPVRERDPDQIISSVLSSIEKAGYDESSLTSLSTADFSCVSPLVKNLMEKLKQKRVSLSVSSLRAYGLTGDLLDEIADVRNTSLTFAPEAGTQRMRDVINKNITEEDIAQSAHNIFARGWRKMKLYFMIGLPTEMDEDVVGIADTAARMLDIAKKYYKNWKMVNVTASISSFVPKPHTPFQWCQMMDLPEIQRKQGLLMGLARKYQIGLKWHESLISHIEGIIARGDRKVGAVIEGAWRKGARLDGWGNFLKFDDWMAAIEEAGIDKYTYLRTLPLDSQLPWGHIHVGVEPKFIIQEYKRALKDRLSPPCGKPFTAKVHSTNLADHEADQRKLICYSCGIACDMKQMREERGEYLVKLGALEKREVLETPEVGQVRAPKLEKFEQSEPFTYRALYTKLKRAQFVSHSDLIRSLPRIIRRANLEAYYSQGYHPKPVMVFAPALSLGVPSFGEYLDFQLVEDLPVNQVLERLNAVCPEGIQFLSIEKVENNNKDLAKRINGATYLVGIQKSTLMGLMQVREDHLLETLAKRIQAILESEHLWVTRKRRDRVREVDIRPLLGKIEIMDSEDLASMLSQLDWETDQLFLRMEMQIAGTDSLKPEEILKSLFGHDDFYYATARLSLQPFQAELQLETVEV